One segment of Rhodopirellula baltica SH 1 DNA contains the following:
- a CDS encoding 2-oxoacid:acceptor oxidoreductase subunit alpha: MTTSTPTTNKKIESVPGITVRLCGDSGDGMQLLGTQLTNTSALAGNDVATFPDFPAEIRAPRGTRAGVSGFQVQFASEAIFTPGDTLDALVVMNPAAMVTNIGDLRKGGILIANEDGFNEKEYKLAKVESNPLEADVIDQSYRVVKVAMTKLTRAAVAEHGLSTKIADRCKNFFAMGLVYWLFGRSLDPTLRFIEAKFGKKPDVAAANVAALRAGWAYGETTEEFSESYQVEAAELEPGTYRNIMGNQALAWGLIAASKISNKEMFYGTYPITPASDILHELTKFKNFGVRTFQAEDEIAAIGATIGAAFGGTMAVTASSGPGIALKGEAMGLGVMLELPMIVINVQRGGPSTGLPTKTEQSDLLQVMFGRNGEAPMPVLAPRSPGDCFAMAVEAWRIATECMVPVMLLSDGYIANGSEPWKIPDMDELPTISCSHPEEHTGDGPFLPYARNENLARPWAIPGTPELMHRVGGLEKEDGTGNVSYDPANHQHMCDTRAAKVAKIAERIPEQDVNGETSGDVLVVSWGGTYGACHTAVNRCRQAGHSVSHAHIRYVNPLPRNIGTLLKSFKTVVVPELNSGQLRMLLRAEYLVDCIGINKIQGKPFAVSELVEAISKHTSTHSQSKAG; encoded by the coding sequence ATGACCACTTCTACGCCGACGACCAATAAAAAAATCGAATCCGTACCGGGGATCACTGTTCGCTTGTGCGGTGACTCGGGCGACGGAATGCAGCTTTTGGGCACGCAGTTGACCAACACTTCGGCGTTGGCAGGCAACGACGTGGCTACATTCCCCGATTTCCCCGCTGAAATTCGTGCCCCACGCGGCACCCGGGCTGGGGTTTCTGGGTTCCAGGTTCAATTCGCGAGCGAGGCGATCTTCACGCCCGGCGACACCCTGGACGCGTTGGTGGTGATGAACCCCGCGGCTATGGTCACCAACATTGGCGACCTTCGCAAAGGCGGAATCCTGATCGCCAACGAAGATGGATTCAACGAGAAGGAATACAAGCTCGCCAAGGTCGAGAGCAATCCGCTCGAAGCCGACGTGATTGACCAGTCCTATCGAGTCGTGAAGGTCGCGATGACCAAACTGACTCGCGCGGCCGTCGCGGAGCACGGTCTTTCGACCAAGATCGCCGATCGCTGCAAGAACTTCTTCGCAATGGGATTGGTGTACTGGTTGTTTGGTCGATCGCTCGATCCAACGCTTCGTTTCATCGAAGCCAAATTTGGTAAGAAGCCAGACGTTGCCGCGGCCAACGTTGCGGCGCTTCGTGCCGGTTGGGCGTATGGCGAAACGACGGAAGAGTTCAGCGAAAGCTATCAAGTCGAAGCCGCGGAATTGGAACCGGGCACTTATCGCAACATCATGGGCAACCAAGCCCTGGCGTGGGGATTGATTGCTGCATCAAAGATCAGCAACAAAGAGATGTTCTACGGAACGTATCCCATCACGCCCGCCTCGGACATTTTGCACGAGCTGACCAAGTTCAAGAACTTTGGCGTTCGCACATTCCAAGCCGAAGACGAAATCGCCGCGATCGGAGCAACCATCGGGGCGGCATTTGGCGGCACGATGGCGGTTACCGCCAGCAGTGGTCCTGGCATCGCTTTGAAGGGTGAAGCGATGGGATTGGGCGTGATGTTGGAATTGCCAATGATCGTGATCAACGTTCAACGCGGTGGACCCAGCACCGGATTGCCGACCAAGACCGAACAGAGCGATTTGTTGCAAGTCATGTTCGGCCGCAACGGAGAAGCTCCAATGCCAGTCCTGGCACCACGTTCGCCTGGCGATTGTTTCGCAATGGCCGTGGAAGCATGGCGTATCGCGACGGAATGCATGGTTCCCGTGATGCTGTTGTCGGATGGCTACATTGCCAACGGCAGCGAGCCTTGGAAGATTCCGGACATGGATGAGTTGCCAACGATCAGTTGCAGTCATCCGGAAGAGCACACCGGCGACGGCCCATTCTTGCCATACGCTCGCAACGAGAACTTGGCACGTCCTTGGGCGATTCCGGGAACGCCTGAGTTGATGCACCGCGTTGGTGGACTGGAAAAAGAGGACGGCACGGGCAACGTGTCATACGATCCCGCCAACCACCAACACATGTGTGATACTCGCGCGGCCAAGGTCGCGAAGATTGCCGAACGGATTCCAGAGCAAGACGTCAACGGCGAAACGTCGGGCGATGTCTTGGTGGTGTCGTGGGGCGGAACGTATGGCGCATGCCACACGGCGGTCAATCGTTGTCGCCAAGCCGGTCATTCGGTGTCCCATGCCCACATTCGTTACGTCAATCCGTTGCCACGCAACATCGGCACTTTGCTGAAGTCGTTCAAAACGGTCGTCGTGCCGGAACTGAACTCGGGCCAACTGCGAATGCTGCTTCGTGCCGAGTATCTCGTGGACTGCATTGGGATCAACAAAATCCAAGGCAAACCGTTTGCTGTTTCCGAATTGGTGGAAGCCATCAGCAAACACACTTCGACGCATTCGCAAAGCAAAGCGGGTTAG
- a CDS encoding adenylate/guanylate cyclase domain-containing protein, translating into MSPPPAESTRRWTWAQRHAMFLVGVSPIVANVIGSVFNILYNQTQIQPLLSPAQMDRFHACWQVFNLFVYPVAIACYVVPLWQLRRVHRALLDHQPVDSETLAAARRRVIHLPWWFLLVAAIGWLSCIPIFPLAIASAGEPLSGVVVWHLITSFVIASLIAVTQSFFAVELTAQATLFPVFFQDSNPANVPGAVPLSIRARGILWAFSAVVCPVISLVMLLIVPDAANLSPMFGVTVGIVAIAFGLITSWMLGRWVTAPVMQLQRAASSVARGNLDVRVKLLRSDDFGHLIERFNRMVDGLQHRQKLQETFGRHVGREAAKQIMNQSDGLNGSEQVISVMFVDVRNFTRQSSKLSPTQVVQALNVFFQEAVEVVESHGGMVNKFLGDGFMAIFGVGGSAVDHGVKAVAAGQELAASMANKKTMMREAGWEDFAIGIGINTGPAVVGCIGSPKRQEYTAIGDTVNIASRVESLTKPLGHSLLITQCTRATLPESFPATALPEQMVKGKTTALAVFAIPDLSEATNETDQSDQVDDRPHSTSKTAISDKDLLNTPGQS; encoded by the coding sequence ATGTCGCCACCACCCGCCGAATCGACTCGCCGCTGGACCTGGGCTCAACGTCACGCGATGTTCCTCGTCGGGGTCTCGCCGATCGTCGCGAATGTGATCGGCAGCGTCTTCAACATTCTTTACAACCAAACGCAGATCCAGCCGCTGCTGTCGCCGGCACAAATGGACCGTTTCCATGCCTGCTGGCAGGTTTTCAACCTCTTCGTTTATCCGGTGGCGATCGCCTGCTACGTCGTTCCACTCTGGCAGTTGCGCCGAGTCCACCGGGCACTTTTGGATCATCAACCGGTCGATTCTGAAACCCTTGCCGCAGCACGTCGACGAGTGATCCATTTGCCGTGGTGGTTTCTGTTGGTCGCCGCGATCGGGTGGTTGTCCTGCATTCCGATTTTCCCCCTGGCCATCGCGTCCGCGGGCGAGCCGCTGTCCGGGGTGGTCGTTTGGCACTTGATCACCTCGTTTGTGATCGCGTCCCTGATCGCGGTGACACAGAGTTTTTTCGCCGTCGAGCTCACCGCACAAGCCACACTATTTCCCGTCTTCTTCCAAGACAGCAACCCAGCCAACGTTCCTGGTGCGGTTCCGCTCAGCATTCGGGCCCGCGGAATCCTGTGGGCTTTTTCCGCGGTTGTTTGCCCCGTGATCTCGTTGGTGATGCTATTGATCGTGCCCGACGCAGCCAACTTGTCACCAATGTTCGGCGTCACCGTAGGTATTGTCGCGATCGCATTCGGGTTAATCACCAGTTGGATGCTCGGGCGGTGGGTTACCGCGCCGGTGATGCAGTTGCAACGCGCGGCATCCAGTGTCGCGCGAGGCAACCTCGACGTACGGGTGAAGCTTCTTCGCAGCGACGACTTCGGGCACCTGATCGAGCGATTCAACCGGATGGTCGACGGCCTGCAGCATCGCCAGAAGCTTCAGGAAACCTTCGGTCGTCACGTCGGTCGCGAAGCCGCCAAACAGATCATGAATCAAAGTGATGGTCTCAACGGCAGTGAACAAGTCATCTCGGTGATGTTCGTCGACGTCCGCAACTTCACCCGCCAATCATCCAAGCTCTCGCCGACACAAGTCGTCCAGGCACTCAACGTGTTTTTTCAAGAAGCGGTGGAAGTCGTCGAATCTCATGGCGGCATGGTGAACAAGTTTTTGGGCGATGGTTTCATGGCGATCTTTGGCGTCGGTGGCAGTGCCGTCGACCACGGCGTCAAAGCGGTCGCGGCGGGCCAAGAACTGGCGGCGTCGATGGCAAACAAGAAAACCATGATGCGAGAAGCCGGCTGGGAAGATTTCGCAATTGGAATTGGAATCAACACCGGGCCGGCGGTGGTGGGCTGCATCGGTTCCCCCAAACGCCAGGAATACACCGCGATTGGCGACACGGTGAACATCGCCTCTCGAGTCGAATCGCTGACCAAGCCGCTGGGTCATTCTCTCCTGATCACACAGTGCACAAGAGCAACCTTGCCGGAATCCTTTCCCGCCACCGCGTTGCCCGAGCAAATGGTCAAAGGCAAGACAACCGCGCTGGCGGTCTTTGCAATCCCCGATCTCTCCGAAGCGACAAATGAAACCGACCAGTCCGATCAAGTCGACGACAGGCCTCATTCAACCTCGAAGACAGCGATCTCCGACAAAGATTTGCTGAACACTCCTGGGCAATCCTGA
- a CDS encoding lysylphosphatidylglycerol synthase transmembrane domain-containing protein — MPEHFQRYAIILVKFAVPVAIIWFLLSRIEPAQWDDLTARSINMPLLVGALAVATCALLVSFVRWWVLVRCQGIPLSLLEAMRLSSICFLLSFVSAGSVGGDLFKAVFLARRSPGKRIAAVASVVVDRGAGLYGLLLLVSGGLLIHQSQDPFEFNGITIDDIKVITIALLSVGSAILAVLVFGGKFVDTLLQRGEKLPVVGSLIKHVGPPLRMFHHHPWAFASSLVMSVVVQGLLVISMYLIAVSMYDLPPTLAEHFVIVPIGMLMSALPLTPAGVGVLEVTIETLYHIVPARTTDASGTLVALAFELVKVVMAIIGTIFYWTAGREVQESLEEASTTESSTGESAVDDSNTDDSNAEQATV, encoded by the coding sequence ATGCCCGAACACTTCCAACGCTACGCGATCATCCTGGTCAAATTCGCGGTTCCAGTCGCGATCATCTGGTTTCTGCTAAGCCGCATTGAGCCCGCTCAGTGGGATGACCTGACCGCCCGATCCATCAACATGCCCTTGCTGGTCGGTGCGCTCGCCGTTGCGACTTGCGCCTTGCTGGTTTCGTTTGTTCGGTGGTGGGTTTTGGTTCGCTGCCAAGGCATCCCGCTCAGCCTTTTGGAAGCGATGCGTTTGAGTTCGATTTGCTTTTTGCTGAGCTTTGTCTCGGCCGGCAGTGTGGGCGGCGACCTTTTCAAAGCCGTTTTCCTAGCCAGACGATCGCCGGGCAAACGCATCGCCGCCGTCGCCTCCGTGGTCGTCGACCGTGGCGCAGGTTTATACGGATTGCTGTTGCTCGTCTCCGGTGGACTGCTGATTCATCAGTCCCAAGACCCGTTTGAATTCAATGGCATCACCATCGATGACATCAAGGTCATCACCATCGCGTTGCTTTCGGTCGGTTCCGCCATCCTGGCAGTGCTGGTTTTCGGCGGCAAGTTCGTCGACACGTTGCTACAACGGGGCGAGAAGCTTCCCGTGGTCGGTTCGCTGATCAAACACGTCGGTCCGCCGCTGCGGATGTTCCACCATCACCCCTGGGCGTTCGCATCGTCGCTCGTGATGAGTGTCGTCGTGCAAGGACTGCTGGTCATCAGCATGTATCTGATCGCGGTCTCGATGTATGACTTGCCGCCAACTTTGGCCGAACACTTCGTCATCGTTCCCATCGGCATGCTGATGTCGGCATTGCCGCTGACTCCCGCCGGTGTCGGTGTTTTGGAAGTGACCATCGAAACGCTGTATCACATTGTTCCTGCGAGAACGACAGACGCGTCAGGCACCTTGGTCGCCTTGGCGTTTGAACTGGTCAAAGTCGTGATGGCGATCATCGGCACGATCTTTTACTGGACGGCCGGACGAGAAGTTCAAGAGAGCCTCGAGGAAGCAAGCACCACCGAGTCAAGCACTGGCGAGTCTGCCGTGGATGACTCAAACACGGACGATTCAAACGCCGAACAGGCGACCGTATAG
- a CDS encoding diacylglycerol kinase — MGPKPGSWAAKFRCATLGVWFAFGGQSSFWVHLPITAAVIAIAAWLNLEPIQWAVLILAIGGVLTAELLNSSIELLVSVLHPQHHPRIGQALDVAAGAVLVMSLAAAVVGLIVLLPPLYGRLFGV, encoded by the coding sequence ATGGGGCCGAAGCCGGGATCTTGGGCCGCGAAGTTTCGTTGTGCCACGCTCGGGGTCTGGTTCGCGTTTGGTGGACAAAGCAGCTTCTGGGTTCATTTGCCAATCACAGCGGCGGTGATCGCCATTGCTGCTTGGTTGAATTTGGAACCGATCCAATGGGCGGTTTTGATCCTTGCGATCGGCGGCGTGCTGACGGCGGAGTTGCTCAACTCGTCCATTGAGTTGCTGGTCTCGGTTTTGCACCCGCAGCATCACCCACGAATCGGACAAGCACTCGATGTCGCCGCGGGCGCTGTTTTGGTGATGAGCCTGGCTGCTGCGGTGGTCGGATTGATCGTGTTGTTGCCGCCGCTATACGGTCGCCTGTTCGGCGTTTGA